Part of the Bacillus sp. THAF10 genome is shown below.
AAGCCACGGCTTGTTACTGCAGCTGTTCCGATACGAACGCCACTTGTCACAAATGGGCTTTCTGGATCAAATGGAATCGTATTTTTGTTTACTGTAATTCCTACTTCATCTAGCACATGCTCGGCAATTTTACCTGTGATGGATAAAGAGCGAACGTCCACTAGTAAAAGGTGGTTGTCTGTTCCGTCAGACACAAGGTTTAGACCTTCGTTTTTCAGCGCTTCTGCCAAACGTTTCGCATTGTCGATGATTTGTTGCGCGTATTCTTTGAATTGTGGTTGCAACGCTTCTCCAAATGCCACAGCTTTTGCAGCGATTACGTGCATTAATGGGCCACCTTGCAGACCAGGGAAAATGGACTTGTCAATTTTCTTCGCCCACTCTTCCTTACAAAGAATCATTCCGCCACGAGGGCCGCGTAATGTTTTGTGCGTGGTAGTGGTAACAAAGTCAGCGTAAGGAACTGGGTTTTGGTGAAGACCTGCCGCAACAAGACCTGCGATGTGCGCCATGTCGACCATTAAGTATGCTCCTACTTCGTCTGCGATTTCGCGGAATTTCGCGAAATCAATGGCGCGTGGGTATGCACTTGCGCCAGCAACGATGAGCTTCGGCTTGTGCAATCTCGCTTTTTCTGCAACATCTTCATAGTTAATGGTATGGGTGTCCTTGTCCACTCCATACTCGACAAAATTATATTGAATTCCACTAAAGTTCACTGGGCTTCCGTGTGTTAAGTGACCTCCATGAGAAAGGTTCATTCCAAGCACAGTATCACCATGTTCTAAAATGGTAAAGTAAACAGCCATATTTGCTTGGGCACCAGAGTGTGGTTGAACATTTGCATGCTCGGCTCCGAAAATTTCCTTCGCACGATCACGGGCAATGTTTTCTGCTACATCTACGTGTTCGCAACCACCGTAATAACGACGGCCTGGATATCCTTCTGCATATTTGTTCGTCAAAACGGAGCCTTGCGCTTCCATTACCGCTTCACTCACGAAGTTTTCAGAAGCAATCAACTCAATTTTGGTGCGCTGTCTCGCTAACTCGTCCTGGATTGATTGAAACACCTGCTGATCCTGCTGTGCTAATTTCACTTTCGGAATCCCCCTTTGAATTTAAACGAATTAAATTTTCATTCGGATTTTCATCCATTACCTCCTATATTCTATCACGCACTGTGTCAGATAGAAACAGAAAAGGAAGATTGATAGCGCTTACCTTAAAAAACTTTCGGAAGCAGGCGTAGAGGGAGGGTTCTACCGGTTCATTCGAAATGTGAATGAACCACGAGAACCCTCCCCCTGTATCCTTTTAATATACCGCTCTTGCGCCTCCAATAAGTTTTGGTCTTGTGCGGGCCATGGTGATGTGGGCGTTACCGACGGATTTGATGGTGCTCCTTACAGGTACGGCAACGTGTTTGATGTGCATGCCTATAAGGGTGTCACCAATGTCGATACCAGCGTCGGCGCGGATGTGTTCGACCATAACGGCGTCAGTAAAGTGGTGGTAGGCATGAGAGGCCATGGCGCCACCTGCTTGCCGAACTGGGACGACTGTCACCTCATCCAATCCACGATGTAGGGCTGTTTCGCGTTCAACCACGAGTGCCCGATTCAAGTGCTCGCAGCATTGAAAAGCGAGCTCCACTCCAGTTTGTGCACGAAATTCCTCAAGGACCGCAAAAATTGTTTCGGCAACCCCTTCTGTTCCAGCCGTTCCAATTCGCTCTCCGATCACTTCGCTTGTGCTGCAGCCCACAACTAAAAGCTGCCCAGTTTTTAGCTGCGCCTGATGCTGAAGATCTTTGAGTACCTGCTGTAGCTCTGTGCGCCATTGTTCCTGACTCATTACATCGTACCCTCCCTTTTCATTTTTAAAAAATGCCCGCAGAATATAGCGCACTTATACGCCGTATTCCACAGGCAACCTGCGTTTAATTACGCATTTTTCGACTTATTTTTCAAGCTGGTGAATTTTGTTGACACGGTTTTCGTGACGGCCGCCTTCAAATTCAGTGGTCAGCCACACTTTCGCGATTTCACGGGCAAGACCTGGTCCAATGACACGCTCTCCCATCGCTAAAATATTGCTGTCATTGTGCTCTCGCGTTGCTTTCGCGCTGAAGGTGTCATGCACTAACGCACAGCGAATGCCTTTTACTTTATTAGCCGCGATAGACATGCCAATACCAGTGCCGCAAATTAAAATGCCACGGTCAAATTCGCCGCTTGCCACTTTTTCTGCCACAGGTTGTGCATAGTCTGGGTAGTCGACAGACGTTTCACATTCACAGCCGAAATCTTCAAATTCGATATTTAGCTCTGTTAATAGTCCTTTTATTTCTTCACGGATGTTCAGACCACCGTGATCAGATGCGATTGCTACTTTCATTTTGTCATCCCCTGTTCGAATGAAGTATGTTATATGTTCATCTTACCCTCTGTGGAGTAAAAAATCCATTTATCCGCAGTGGAGGATATCTCTTTTTTGCAGCAAAAAACCCCACAAATGTAGGGTTCTTCATGTTCGGTTAAATTTTAAACTTCGCAATCATGCGTTTCATGTTGGTGGCTTCTCCTGCAAGTTCCTGGGAGATGCGTTCCACATCGGCAATCATGGATGCTTGCTCTTGGGAAGTGGCCGTAACTTCTTCTGCTCCCGCTGAGGTTTCTTGGGCAATGGCCGCGACCTCTTGAGATTGGCGTGCCGTCGTTTGGATGCTGTCCATTTGACGGTCCACTAAACTTGCGATTTGTTTCACAGATGCTGCTACCTCTAGAACAGAGGTGGTCATTTCCGCAATCACTTCATTCGTTGCAGTCCCTTTACCTGCTTCGACATTTGCCGCTTTTACCTGCTCGGTAATTTGGGTAACCACATTTTTGACTTCTTCTTGGATATTTTTAATCAGTTCGGAAATTCCCTGAACGGCTTTGGCACTTTCATCTGCGAGAGAGCGAACCTCTTCTGCAACAACAGCAAAGCCGCGACCATGTTCACCAGCACGTGCTGCTTCGATGGAGGCATTCAAGGCTAAAAGATTCGTTTGTCCTGCAATATCGCCAACAAGTGAAATGATGTTTTCGACTTCTTTTGCATTTTTTTCTAAACGTTCTACTGCTTGCAGCGACGTTTGGTTCTGAGCAGCAAGCTTTTGGATGCCTGACACTAGAGAATGAATGACTTCCTTGCTTTCATCCAGGTCCTTGACCATTTCTTCCGACAGCTGTTGGGAGGAGGTCGCTTTCTCGTGGACTTCGTCAGCAATTTTGATTACTTCTTCTACCGATTCTGCTGTGTCCTGAATGGAGGTAGCAGAACTTTCTGCTCCTTTAGCAATCTCTTCAATTGTTAGTGAGATGCTATCCGCTTGTTCAGAAGCTCTCATGGACACATCGTTGATTTCCTCCACTTTTTGACTCGTTTTGGCGAAGGTTTGGTCGATTGTTTTCACCATGTCTTTCAGGTTATGCAGCATTAAATTAAAGGCAGAACCGAGTTCACTAATTTCATCCCGTGAATGAGCGATTGGCACATCCTCCGTCAGGTCTCCATTAGCAGCTTTTTGCGCAATTGCCTCTAAGTTTTGTAGCGGTTTGGTAATGTATCTTGCAGCAAAAAATGCTAATATTCCAGACCACGCAATTCCAAGCATTAGTGTGAAAACCGTAAATAATTTTGGCTCAATGAAAGTTACATAGTTCACCACATAGTAGATAAAAATCCCACTCATGGTATAGGTGATGAGCGCCAAGATTGTCGTAAACAACACAAGCTTGAAGCGCAATCCATATTTATATTTCTTCTTTTCCCCCATCTTGCTCCTCCTCCAAAGCTGCTGCGAAAGCCTTCCGCACCTTACTTGTCTTTAATTTTTTCTATTACTAGCCCGATTACCTCCTGCAGCTCGTTAAAGGTATCCCGGTAGATTTCAACAGAGCCACCATACGGATCGATTACCTCCCCATGCTGTTCTGCAAAGCTCTTTAGCGTGTAAGTTTTCCCCACGCTTGTCGGATAGCTGTTTTCAAGCAACATCTTATGCTGAACGGTCATGGTAAATATGTAGTCAGCCCATTTAATCAACTCATCGGATACTTGCGCTGAGGAATGCTCGGATTTCAACCCATTTTCCTTTAATACTTCCCTTGCATGGTGAGAAGCTTGGCTGCCTGGCATCGCAAACACACCTGCAGACTTCACCTCTACCCCACTAAGTTCACGGCCAGCCAATATTGCAGCTGCCATTGGACTTCGGCACGTATTTCCGGTACATACAAATAAAATATTCATAAGATCACTCCTCCTTTTTCCTTATTATAGACAAAAAGAAGGCATATGAAATAGTAAGAAGGACTCTCTCTTTTTATATGTCGGCAACCTGATAGAGAATTTAAAGAGGAGAATAAAAAAAAGAAGACCAAAATAGGTCTCCTAGTGAAAAAATAACAGCTTGATTCCAAATCCGAGAAGGATACTGCCTCCAAGTGCCTCACTGTATGCCCCAAGCCAGCCTTGGAGCTTTCGGCCAAAAATAAGGCCAAACCAGGTGAGGATCATGCTTACGGCACCGAATAAAAGAATGGCGAGCATTGTTCTCGCACCGTATATTCCGAGGCTCAATCCTACTGAAAAGCTATCAAGACTGACACTTAGCGCAAACAAAAATAGCCCTGCACCAACTGGTGAAATCATGGGCCCGTCCTCATTTTTCATGGACGAAGCCATCATTTGCAATCCAAGGAGTACGAGTAGGCATCCACCGACAATGGTGGCAATCTCTCCAAATTTCTCTGACAAAAAGACCCCAATTATCATTCCACAGAGGGGCATGAAGACGTGAAACGCCCCAATCGTCAGTCCTATGTAAAAAATCTGGCGCAAACGAAGCTTGATCATTCCCATCCCAAGCCCTACCGAAAATGCGTCCATCCCCAGTGCAATCGCCATCAAAAAAAGTGCCATAAATTCCCCAACCATTATCGCCATTTCCGCACCCCCGGACTTGTCTACTTCAAGATATGCACAAGCCCTCGGGAATAGAAGAAAGATTTTAGGTTTGATGGATTCGGTGGAGGTAGAGGTTTTAAGCATCAAAAAAACCCTCCGATTAGAAGGGTCCTTCTCTATTTATTCTCTGATCCAGCGATGCCCTGCTGCTTTTTCAAGGCGGTTCATAATGGCGGCACCAACCCCTACATTCGGGAAGGTTTCGCTAAAAATGATATCCACCTTGGTGGAATTAAAGGCTCGAAGCGCGTCATACAGACTTGTTGCGACACTTGCAAGATCTGTGCGTGTACCACAGGCAACCGGGATAACAGCACCAAGGTCCGCATTTGCGATTGTGCCAGTCTCCTGATTTACTGTATCTGCTAGTTTCCACTCGGCGATGGTTTCCTCTGTTGCTAGTAGGCCAACTACTTTGCCTTCGCGACGGGCAGCCGTCATCGTTTTTTCTAAAAATGACACATTGCCTTCCACTAGAAATACTGGCGCAACCGGTGCGTAGTGGGTGTATTTCATGCCTGGGGATTTTGGTTTGTGCTCTTGTGAAGATGATATTAAGGCTGGATCGATGTCCACTTGTCCTACAAACTGTTCGAGCTGTTCTTTTGTAACCCCACCCGGACGGAGGATGACCGGAATTTCAGTTGTACAATCCACAACGGTCGATTCGAGTCCTACTCCTGTTGCTCCGCCATCCACAATTCCTGCAATTTTGTGGATTAAATCCTCTTGAACATGGTGGGCGGTTGTTGGGCTTGGTTTTCCTGAAAGATTCGCGCTCGGGGCAGCAAGTGGAAGTCCAGAAACCTCTAGTAATGCATGTGCGACTGGATGATCAGGCATGCGAATGGCTACTGTATCAAGGCCCGCTGTGACATAAGAGGAGACACCCTCTCTTTTTGGAAGAACCAACGTGAGTGGTCCTGGCCAAAAGGCATCGATCATTTTTTCCGCAATTTGCGGGAGGTTATCCACAAGGCTTTCGAGTTGTTCTTTTTTATAAATGTGTACAATTAATGGGTTGTCAGCGGGACGTCCCTTTGCTTGAAAAATCTTACGTACAGCCTGATCTGACAAGGCATTTGCTCCTAGGCCGTACACCGTTTCTGTTGGAAAGGCGATTACCTCATCTTGTTTTAATAGATTGGCAGCCTCTTGTATCTGGGGATAACTATGCTTTAACGGATTGTTGTTATCCACAGACCAAAATTTTGTGTTCATGTTCTATCCCTCATTTTATCTTGTATTCACATGTGAATATGTAAGGTTTTTCTCTAGCAAGTATAAAGAGTTTCCACAAAAGATACAAGCCTTATCCACAAACTGTGGATAAGGCCTCTGGATTCGGTGGATAACTTTGTGGGTATTTTGGGTTATGCCACTAAAAACGCTGTAGATTTCCGCAAATTACTCCGCGTCCGCGGGGCGGTCCGTGAGCCACCTGGCTTTAGCCCTGCGGCTCAGACGCGCTTGTTCCAGTTTTCTCTTTATCCACAAGCTTTCAATAAACCAAGTTTTTTACAAGCTCACATTTCATTAGCGTGCATTCCTTTTGCTTTCCAACAATCTCTTTAAAAAAGTCAGAGTGTCGCATTTCTTGTGGGGCTGCTTCCAGAGATTGTGGATAAAAATTCAGAAGTTCGAAAAATTGTATGTAGTTGGTCTTGTTCGTAATTAAGTAGAGCTTCTTTAGATTTTGCTTTTTGGCATGTTGCTGTGTGTGCTCAAATAGTTGCAGAAGTTGAAATTGCTTAATGGATGGCCCGATGACCAAAGAGCGTAGCAAGCCAGCATCCCCGTAGGCTTCTATCCCAATTGTTCCGCAGATTGCCCCATCCTCTTTTTCAAGGAGAATAAAGTTCTCTATCTTCTCTTCTAATCGAGCTGTGCTAATATTTGCTTGTTCCAAAAAGGATCGCAGTGTCCAGTAGTCCTCATTTGTTGCCGTGCGCATGGTTTTCATGTTCTTCACCTCTCCTAGTAGAATCTACTACTACTCTATGGAGAGGAAGAAAAAAGTAGAACATTATGCAGCAATTTTTTGCCATAGAGATGATAGAAACTCGACAAGGAAGAATTCCACCTCAACCTCTTCTGGCTCTTCATCTACCACAAAATCCGCCTGTGCCGTTGTTTCTGTCACAGAAGCCTCTTCTTCAAAAGGAGTGGCAGATGCTGCTTCCCCATTGGAGAAATCCAAGAAGCAAAGTGGCGGGAAAAGGACACACCACCAGTTGGCCCCTGTTCCTTCCCCAAGTGTAATCAGAATCGCTTCGTAATCTCCTGCTGGGTAAATGAATTTGCCGTACATTTTCGTTGGAAAGTTTACTTTGCCAAAATCAACGTTGTAGTCTTGATAAACCCCTTCTGCAGCCATGACTTCTTCTACAATCTTTTCAATCTCCGCTAGGTTTCCAGTGATAACTTCTCTTGCTTCTTCTCTTGACGTAATGTCTGAAACCCAAATGGTAATTTCTTCGTTTACTCGGTCTCTAATTTTTCGTTTAAGCTCTTGATCCTCTTCACTATCGCTGTTTGCAAGGATTCGCAGCCTGATTGCCTCATCCGGAATGACCATCGCACCGTTTTTCACCTCTGCACCAGCAGTCATTTGTTCTCCAAGCAATGACAAGTACGCCCCAATAAAAAGTAATACTATATATAAAGTGATTTTATTTTTTTTAATCATATCAAGCACTCTCCCCTCTAGCACCTAGTTTGGTCAGAAAAGAAAAATCCTAAACTAGCAAAAAGAAAAAAGATGGGGAAAATTTTTTTGCTAGTTTAGTAGCTTGATTTTGAGGGTATAAAATTGGGACGCACTACTATAGGAGAAAGGAAAATGAAAAGATGAAATCATTCATTTGTGACATCGAGTCGTTTCGAATTGGCGACATGGAGAGCGTGTTTAATCACATCAGTATTCCTATTAATTTTGAAATTTTAGTAGGCGGAAAATGGATGAAGGGCAAGATATTTTATCACCACTATCACCGTTCCGTTTCGTATGATTCCAACTTAGCTCAAATTATTCAACATTGTACGGCGGACAAAAGAGAAGAACTCCGGCTTGCCATCGTTCAATTTGTAGAAGAAAAAACAAATAGAGGCCTGGCACTTTCCAGACCTCCCATCACACCTGAGACGAGGATAGAAGCATAACTCCCTCTATCCTTTCCCACTTTAACCAATCTCAGCAAAAACCATTCGGTCCTTCCCGTTTATATCCAACACAACCTCTACCATCGATTGCGGAAATGTTTTTTCTAGCAATTCTTTAACAGGTTCACCCTGACCCATTCCTACTTCAAACGCAACAATGGCCCTGTCCTTCAAGACTTTTGGCAGTTCTTCCATAAATCGCTCATAAAATTCTAGCCCGGATACTCCGCCAACTAAGGCACGATACGGTTCAAAATCTTTGACGACCGTGGACAGTCCTTCGTATTCTTTTACTGGAATATACGGAGGATTAGATACTACCACATCGACCTTCCTTTCTTTTTCGATAAAAGGCAGCAAAAGGTCTCCTTGAAGAAATTCCACGTCAGCTTTGAGCGTCTCTGCATTGTCCTTGGCTACTTCAAGCGATTCTCCGGCAATGTCAGTGGCTTTTACCTGGAGCTGGCTACTTTCTAGAGCGAGTGTTACGGCAATAGCGCCGCTACCTGTTCCTACATCCACAACATCCAATGGTTGCTCCGCAGGAAAATGTCGCTTAATGCGTTCGAGTAATCCCACCACTAATTCCTCTGTTTCGGGCCTTGGAATCAGCACCTCTTCACTCACAAAAAAACTGCGTCCGTAAAAATCTTCCTTGCCCATCAAGTATTGCACCGGTATGCCCGCAACATGCTTATGCACACTGAAGATAAACGAGCTTTGCATATCCATTGGCATCATTTCTTGCATTCTACTAAAAAGCTGCGAACGATCTAATTTAAGATGATGCCTAAGCAACAGCTCTCCCGCATTTTCGTCTCGCATGTTTGTTTTTAAAAAAGAAGAAGCCCAATTTAGGGCTTCGTACACCTTCATGGCCTTCATCATTTCTCCATGTCTTCCATTCTGCGCGCTTGGTCTTCCATAATTAGCGCATCAATCACTTCCTGGAGCTTGCCTTGCAGGATTTGATCAAGCTTTTGGATCGTTAGGCCGATGCGGTGGTCAGTCACACGATTTTGTGGGAAGTTGTACGTACGAATACGTTCCGAGCGGTCACCTGTTCCTACCGCTTGCTTACGGTTTGCATCATATTCAGCTTGTACTTCACGTTGAAATTTATCATACACACGCGCACGAAGTACCTTCATGGCTTTTTCTTTATTTTTAATTTGTGATTTTTCGTCCTGACAGGAAACTACCGTGTTCGTCGGAAGATGCGTCAAACGAACAGCTGACATCGTCGTATTAACCGACTGTCCTCCTGGTCCACTTGAAGCAAATGTGTCCACACGGATATCTTTTTCATGAATTTCAATTTCCACTTCTTCGGCTTCTGGCAGCACTGCCACTGTCGAAGTAGAAGTATGGATACGCCCACCAGATTCTGTTTCCGGCACACGCTGCACGCGGTGTGCACCATTTTCAAACTTCAGCTTGGAGTATGCCCCTTTACCGGTAATCATGAAAATAATCTCTTTGTAGCCACCAACACCAGTCGATGCCGCTTCCATCACTTCCGTTTTCCAGCCCTGCGCTTCTGCATAGCGGCTGTACATACGATAAAGATCGCCAGCAAATAATGCCGCCTCATCTCCACCAGCTGCACCACGAATCTCCATGATAACGTTTTTGTCATCATTCGGATCTTTTGGAAGGAGAAGAATATGTAAGCGCTCCGCCAAGCCTTCCTCTTGCTCCTCAAGCTCAGAGATCTCCTCTTTCACCATCTCGCGCATATCCGCATCGAGCTTGTCCTCGAGCATCGCCTTCGCGTCTGTAAGCTGCTCCTTCACGGTCTTGTACTCGCGATAAACCTCCACCGTCTCCTGGATATCAGATTGTTCCTTAGAATACTCTCTCAGCTTTTTCGTGTCATTGATGACTTCCGGATCACTCAAAAGCTCGGTCAATTTATCATAACGCATTTCTACTGCCTGCAAACGATCAAACACGTGCATTCACCTCTATAATGGAGTCTTATCTATTGTATGTGTGTTAGTTCCTAATTTTTTTACAACATTCTAATTATAGTATAGGTTGGATGGGAGGTCAAAAGCTATTGGAAACAGCTAGGGTGGGGAAAGCTGGAAATATGCATTTGGTGGCGGGTGAAGCCTGCTCGACCGCTTTTCTCTCTCCTTCCTCTTTTTTGGGTAGTCCGCACCACCTGCTTGACCTTTTTTCTCCGACACCGCTCCTTTTTGCGTCGTACACACCACCTGCTCGACCTTTTTTCTCCGACACTGCTCCTTTTTGCGTCGTCCACACCACCTGCTCGACCCTTTTTTCTCCGACACTGCTTCTTTTTGCGTCGTCCACACTACCTGCTCGACCGCTTTTCTCTCTCCTTCCTCTTTTTTGCGTCGTCCACACCTCCTGCTCGACCTTTTTTTTCCTACACTGCTTCTTTTTGTGTCGTCCACACCACCTGCTCGACCTTTTTTCTCCGACACCGCTTCTTTTTGCGTCGTCCACACCACCTGCTCGACCTTTTTTCTCCGACATTGCTTCTTTTTGCGTCGTCCACACCTCCTGCTCGACCTTTTTTCTCCGACACTGCTCCTTTTTGTGTCGTCCACACCACCTGCTTGACCTTTTGATGATTAGACTCTCACCCCAAACAAAAAACAACCCATGCAAAAAGCTGGGCTGTCTCCTTTACCTATCTTCAATTTTCAAATGCACGTGGTATCGAGGCGTTACTTCAATAAAATGTTTGTTGAGGTCTTTTTTCACGCGCTTCTTTTCTTTTTGACTCATTCCGTTTGGGGCGTAGGCGGTTACCCTAGCTGTATGGCCGGTAATGTAAACAGGGCCGGGCTCAAGGTTGCTGTTTAGCTCGATGACTTCGCGGAATTTGTTCTCGTCATCCTCATAATCGACATTGTTGTTATCGGCACCAAGGTCTAGGAAATTCGGATTTTGGCTTGTGTAAAAGTCTTCCGTGTCTTCGGTGTTTGGTTCTAAGATGCCTCTTTTGTTATCATTTACTCCGATAAATTTTTCTCCATCAAAGTCCTCATCTGCTCCAAAACGCTGTTCGCCGCTGCAGCCACTAATAAAAAAAGAGCATACGACCAAGATCAGGATTGCATGTTTCATGCGAACACCTCCTGTTTCTTAGCGTATCCTCTTCTGCCAAAATGTTTCAGGCTAAATATAGGAAAATTTCTTTATTTTTTCATCTCTTGTAAGACAGACACTTTGTGAGGAACTTCATGGTGATGACGACAGCGAGGTTCGTAGGATTCTGAAGCGCCTACCAATATAATCGGGTCATCGTAACAAGCGGGCTCGCCATTTATCAAGCGTTGTGTACGACTTGCAGGTGAACCGCATACGGCACAAACAGCCTGCAGCTTTGTAACGGATTCTGCAATGGCAAGTAGCTCTGGCATTTTACCAAAAGGCTCGCCTCGGAAATCCTGGTCTAATCCGGCTGTGATGACACAGTAGCCTCTGTTTGCTAGCTCCTGCACAACTTGGACAATCTCATCATCAAAAAACTGCACTTCGTCAATTCCTACCACATCGGTATGTTCATTGACCTGATTTAAAATAGCTTGTGAGGATGGAACAGGCGTCGCAATAATGGACGTACCATTGTGGGAGACAACTGCTTCGTCACTATATCTGTTATCTATAAGTGGTTTGAATACTTGAATTTCTTGTTTGGCAAATTGGGAACGTCTCATGCGGCGAATCAGCTCTTCCGACTTTCCAGAAAACATGCTGCCACAAATCACTTCTACCCAACCTGATTGCTTCATTACATACATTGACGGCCCCCCCTTTTCTTAATATGTTAAGCGCAAAAACGCAGAAATTATGTAAATAGAAGTAAAAAAACAGGCAAGATATAGGATAACCTGCCTGTTTTACTTTATTACTTAAGGCCGTATTTTTTGTTGAAGCGCTCAACACGTCCATCAGCAGCAGCGTGCTTCTGACGTCCAGTGTAGAATGGGTGAGAATCAGAAGAGATCTCAAC
Proteins encoded:
- the glyA gene encoding serine hydroxymethyltransferase, which encodes MKLAQQDQQVFQSIQDELARQRTKIELIASENFVSEAVMEAQGSVLTNKYAEGYPGRRYYGGCEHVDVAENIARDRAKEIFGAEHANVQPHSGAQANMAVYFTILEHGDTVLGMNLSHGGHLTHGSPVNFSGIQYNFVEYGVDKDTHTINYEDVAEKARLHKPKLIVAGASAYPRAIDFAKFREIADEVGAYLMVDMAHIAGLVAAGLHQNPVPYADFVTTTTHKTLRGPRGGMILCKEEWAKKIDKSIFPGLQGGPLMHVIAAKAVAFGEALQPQFKEYAQQIIDNAKRLAEALKNEGLNLVSDGTDNHLLLVDVRSLSITGKIAEHVLDEVGITVNKNTIPFDPESPFVTSGVRIGTAAVTSRGFTLEDMDEIASIIAFTLKNHEDEGKLEEAKARVEAISGKYELYPTRG
- a CDS encoding TIGR01440 family protein encodes the protein MSQEQWRTELQQVLKDLQHQAQLKTGQLLVVGCSTSEVIGERIGTAGTEGVAETIFAVLEEFRAQTGVELAFQCCEHLNRALVVERETALHRGLDEVTVVPVRQAGGAMASHAYHHFTDAVMVEHIRADAGIDIGDTLIGMHIKHVAVPVRSTIKSVGNAHITMARTRPKLIGGARAVY
- the rpiB gene encoding ribose 5-phosphate isomerase B; this encodes MKVAIASDHGGLNIREEIKGLLTELNIEFEDFGCECETSVDYPDYAQPVAEKVASGEFDRGILICGTGIGMSIAANKVKGIRCALVHDTFSAKATREHNDSNILAMGERVIGPGLAREIAKVWLTTEFEGGRHENRVNKIHQLEK
- a CDS encoding methyl-accepting chemotaxis protein; the protein is MGEKKKYKYGLRFKLVLFTTILALITYTMSGIFIYYVVNYVTFIEPKLFTVFTLMLGIAWSGILAFFAARYITKPLQNLEAIAQKAANGDLTEDVPIAHSRDEISELGSAFNLMLHNLKDMVKTIDQTFAKTSQKVEEINDVSMRASEQADSISLTIEEIAKGAESSATSIQDTAESVEEVIKIADEVHEKATSSQQLSEEMVKDLDESKEVIHSLVSGIQKLAAQNQTSLQAVERLEKNAKEVENIISLVGDIAGQTNLLALNASIEAARAGEHGRGFAVVAEEVRSLADESAKAVQGISELIKNIQEEVKNVVTQITEQVKAANVEAGKGTATNEVIAEMTTSVLEVAASVKQIASLVDRQMDSIQTTARQSQEVAAIAQETSAGAEEVTATSQEQASMIADVERISQELAGEATNMKRMIAKFKI
- a CDS encoding low molecular weight protein arginine phosphatase, with translation MNILFVCTGNTCRSPMAAAILAGRELSGVEVKSAGVFAMPGSQASHHAREVLKENGLKSEHSSAQVSDELIKWADYIFTMTVQHKMLLENSYPTSVGKTYTLKSFAEQHGEVIDPYGGSVEIYRDTFNELQEVIGLVIEKIKDK
- a CDS encoding manganese efflux pump MntP family protein, with the protein product MAIMVGEFMALFLMAIALGMDAFSVGLGMGMIKLRLRQIFYIGLTIGAFHVFMPLCGMIIGVFLSEKFGEIATIVGGCLLVLLGLQMMASSMKNEDGPMISPVGAGLFLFALSVSLDSFSVGLSLGIYGARTMLAILLFGAVSMILTWFGLIFGRKLQGWLGAYSEALGGSILLGFGIKLLFFH
- a CDS encoding L-threonylcarbamoyladenylate synthase, translating into MNTKFWSVDNNNPLKHSYPQIQEAANLLKQDEVIAFPTETVYGLGANALSDQAVRKIFQAKGRPADNPLIVHIYKKEQLESLVDNLPQIAEKMIDAFWPGPLTLVLPKREGVSSYVTAGLDTVAIRMPDHPVAHALLEVSGLPLAAPSANLSGKPSPTTAHHVQEDLIHKIAGIVDGGATGVGLESTVVDCTTEIPVILRPGGVTKEQLEQFVGQVDIDPALISSSQEHKPKSPGMKYTHYAPVAPVFLVEGNVSFLEKTMTAARREGKVVGLLATEETIAEWKLADTVNQETGTIANADLGAVIPVACGTRTDLASVATSLYDALRAFNSTKVDIIFSETFPNVGVGAAIMNRLEKAAGHRWIRE
- a CDS encoding GNAT family N-acetyltransferase produces the protein MKTMRTATNEDYWTLRSFLEQANISTARLEEKIENFILLEKEDGAICGTIGIEAYGDAGLLRSLVIGPSIKQFQLLQLFEHTQQHAKKQNLKKLYLITNKTNYIQFFELLNFYPQSLEAAPQEMRHSDFFKEIVGKQKECTLMKCELVKNLVY
- the spoIIR gene encoding stage II sporulation protein R — its product is MIKKNKITLYIVLLFIGAYLSLLGEQMTAGAEVKNGAMVIPDEAIRLRILANSDSEEDQELKRKIRDRVNEEITIWVSDITSREEAREVITGNLAEIEKIVEEVMAAEGVYQDYNVDFGKVNFPTKMYGKFIYPAGDYEAILITLGEGTGANWWCVLFPPLCFLDFSNGEAASATPFEEEASVTETTAQADFVVDEEPEEVEVEFFLVEFLSSLWQKIAA
- the prmC gene encoding peptide chain release factor N(5)-glutamine methyltransferase: MKVYEALNWASSFLKTNMRDENAGELLLRHHLKLDRSQLFSRMQEMMPMDMQSSFIFSVHKHVAGIPVQYLMGKEDFYGRSFFVSEEVLIPRPETEELVVGLLERIKRHFPAEQPLDVVDVGTGSGAIAVTLALESSQLQVKATDIAGESLEVAKDNAETLKADVEFLQGDLLLPFIEKERKVDVVVSNPPYIPVKEYEGLSTVVKDFEPYRALVGGVSGLEFYERFMEELPKVLKDRAIVAFEVGMGQGEPVKELLEKTFPQSMVEVVLDINGKDRMVFAEIG
- the prfA gene encoding peptide chain release factor 1; this translates as MFDRLQAVEMRYDKLTELLSDPEVINDTKKLREYSKEQSDIQETVEVYREYKTVKEQLTDAKAMLEDKLDADMREMVKEEISELEEQEEGLAERLHILLLPKDPNDDKNVIMEIRGAAGGDEAALFAGDLYRMYSRYAEAQGWKTEVMEAASTGVGGYKEIIFMITGKGAYSKLKFENGAHRVQRVPETESGGRIHTSTSTVAVLPEAEEVEIEIHEKDIRVDTFASSGPGGQSVNTTMSAVRLTHLPTNTVVSCQDEKSQIKNKEKAMKVLRARVYDKFQREVQAEYDANRKQAVGTGDRSERIRTYNFPQNRVTDHRIGLTIQKLDQILQGKLQEVIDALIMEDQARRMEDMEK
- a CDS encoding thymidine kinase, with the protein product MYVMKQSGWVEVICGSMFSGKSEELIRRMRRSQFAKQEIQVFKPLIDNRYSDEAVVSHNGTSIIATPVPSSQAILNQVNEHTDVVGIDEVQFFDDEIVQVVQELANRGYCVITAGLDQDFRGEPFGKMPELLAIAESVTKLQAVCAVCGSPASRTQRLINGEPACYDDPIILVGASESYEPRCRHHHEVPHKVSVLQEMKK